In the Malaya genurostris strain Urasoe2022 chromosome 1, Malgen_1.1, whole genome shotgun sequence genome, one interval contains:
- the LOC131432593 gene encoding dynein axonemal light chain 1-like, protein MNTKATTIKEALKRLEDRTKTNSSDEREIDLCFQWPPIEKMDATLSALVTCEKLSLSTNMIDKIFGLSGMKNLRVLSLGRNYIKAISGLEGVSDTLEELWISYNLVEKLKGISVLKKLKVLYMSNNLVKDWMEFNRLADLPVLEDLLFAGNPLVETMEESVWRAEASKRLLSLRKLDGETVIREESESQQQPQQQAPAQPEKA, encoded by the exons ATGAACACAAAGGCTACTACGATTAAGGAAGCTCTCAAACGGCTGGAAGATCGCACGAAGACAAACTCCAGCGATGAACGAGAAATTGATTTATGCTTTCAATGGCCCCCTATAGAAAAGATGGACGCCACGCTATCGGCATTAGTTACGTGTGA AAAGCTTTCTTTGTCGACAAACATGATTGACAAAATTTTCGGTCTTAGCGGCATGAAGAATCTGCGTGTACTTTCGCTAGGAAGAAACTATATCAAAGCGATTTCCGGATTGGAAGGAGTCAGCGATACCTTGGAAGAACTTTGGATCAGCTACAACCTGGTTGAAAAGCTGAAGGGGATTAGCGTACTGAAAAAGCTAAAGGTTCTGTACATGAGCAACAACCTCGTCAAGGATTGGATGGAATTTAACCGACTAGCGGATCTACCGGTACTGGAGGATTTACTTTTCGCTGGAAATCCCTTGGTCGAAACGATGGAGGAAAGCGTTTGGCGTGCGGAGGCCAGCAAACGGTTGCTTTCGTTGCGAAAGTTAGACGGAGAAACGGTCATACGGGAAGAAAGCGAAAGCCAGCAACAGCCGCAGCAGCAAGCACCAGCGCAGCCGGAAAAGGCTTAG
- the LOC131434993 gene encoding F-box/LRR-repeat protein 7-like isoform X4 has product MDTILLNQNRLKKVSQLNINFYTSIEKLPDKVILHIFSYLSHLEICRMAMICRRWRTIAYDSKLWKNVSLRPEVSGLHVSSLESLLQMISVRFGASLRYIELPIELITHTVLHELSSKCPNLTHMLLDFSTAMQLHDFSEMQAFPAKLRYMCICLSEVIFMEGFMRKIYNFINGLEVLHLIGTYEKCEEEEEEIYEVINVHKLKSATPNLRVINLYGINFIDDSHIDAFSSNCIQLECLAVNYCNKVTGSTLKALLARSKQLKCLLMNGTDLKSEFVMQAEWDKCSVQELDISGTDLSTECLIDILTRIPTLRFLSAGQINGFNDSVLKAWAESGGPKNLIALDLDSSDNISDEALGRFITRYGGQLQACVLSGMTHITDQLWMTILPTLVNVMIVVMGTTERLGGNIHVDQLMDTIGSSCPKLERLELRWDPENLRFSDKSQKAIDLLRVKCPKLRCMVLSDGRYYETVKANFERADRLTVVRTTTSCRVSGYHVLSNYNDLIFN; this is encoded by the exons atggacaCCATACTGTTAAACCAGAACCGCTTGAAAAAAGTTTCCCAG CTCAATATCAACTTCTATACG TCGATCGAGAAACTACCGGATAAGGTCATtttgcacatcttttcctacctGAGTCACCTTGAAATATGTCGCATGGCCATGATCTGCCGCCGGTGGCGTACGATCGCTTACGACTCCAAGCTGTGGAAGAATGTATCGCTTCGTCCGGAAGTTTCCGGCCTACACGTCAGCTCCCTGGAATCGTTGTTGCAGATGATTTCGGTACGTTTCGGTGCCTCGCTTCGCTACATCGAGCTTCCGATCGAGCTGATCACCCATACGGTACTGCATGAGCTATCCAGCAAATGTCCCAACTTGACGCACATGTTGCTGGATTTCTCCACCG CTATGCAACTGCATGACTTCAGCGAAATGCAAGCCTTTCCGGCCAAACTTCGCTACATGTGCATCTGCCTGTCGGAGGTCATCTTCATGGAGGGTTTCATGCGTAAAATATACAACTTTATCAACGGTCTAGAAGTGCTTCATCTCATTGGTACGTACGAGAAGTGCGAGGAAGAAGAGGAGGAAATCTACGAGGTCATCAACGTGCATAAGCTGAAATCGGCCACACCGAATCTGCGAGTTATCAATCTGTACGGGATCAACTTCATCGACGATTCGCACATCGACGCCTTCAGTTCCAACTGTATTCAGCTGGAATGTCTGGCCGTCAATTACTGCAACAAAGTCACCGGATCAACGTTGAAGGCTCTACTCGCACGGTCCAAACAGTTGAAGTGTCTACTGATGAACGGTACGGATCTGAAATCGGAATTTGTCATGCAAGCCGAATGGGATAAGTGTTCGGTTCAGGAGCTGGACATTTCGGGAACCGATTTAAGCACCGAATGTCTCATCGATATTCTCACCCGTATTCCGACACTACGCTTCCTAAGTGCCGGACAGATCAACGGGTTCAACGATTCGGTTCTGAAAGCCTGGGCCGAAAGTGGAGGCCCGAAAAATCTCATTGCGCTGGATCTTGACTCGTCGGACAATATTTCCGACGAGGCCCTGGGACGTTTTATAACTCGTTACGGCGGTCAGTTACAGGCCTGCGTATTGTCCGGTATGACACATATCACCGATCAGCTGTGGATGACCATTCTACCGACCTTGGTGAACGTTATGATCGTTGTGATGGGAACAACCGAGCGGCTAGGCGGTAACATCCATGTCGATCAGCTGATGGACACGATCGGATCGTCGTGCCCGAAACTGGAGCGCCTGGAACTACGCTGGGATCCGGAGAACCTTCGCTTTTCCGACAAGAGTCAAAAGGCAATCGATCTGTTGCGTGTGAAGTGTCCCAAGCTACGGTGCATGGTACTGAG CGATGGTCGCTACTACGAAACCGTCAAGGCGAACTTCGAGCGTGCAGATCGATTAACGGTGGTTCGAACCACCACCAGTTGCCGTGTCTCGGGCTATCACGTGCTGAGCAACTACAATGACTTGATCTTCAATTAA
- the LOC131432444 gene encoding diphthine methyl ester synthase-like → MFYVIGLGLGDPKDITVKGLEIVRRCKRVYLESYTSILTCGQEKLEEFYGRDIIIADRELVEQGSDSILANAEHDEIAFLVVGDPFGATTHTDLLLRAKEMKIPSLVIHNASIMNAVGCCGLQLYHFGETVSIPYWTDNFRPTSFYDKILSNVEHGLHTLCLLDIRVNEPTLESLTKKIREYEPTRYMSCSEAADKLLQLVQKHKNKCKTELSERTVVVGLARIGHESQQIKACSLKELKKTDLGGPLHSLIIPAPQLHPMEAKYLQQFCDEDLDKLLKKANREEPNNIFKLETTLDSASTGNSNN, encoded by the exons ATGTTCTACGTAATCGGGCTCGGTTTGGGTGATCCCAAGGATATTACCGTGAAAGGCTTAGAGATCGTTCGGCGGTGCAAACGTGTATATCTGGAATCATACACGTCAATTCTCACGTGTGGACAGGAAAAACTG GAAGAATTCTACGGTCGCGACATTATCATTGCGGACCGTGAACTGGTGGAACAAGGTTCCGATTCAATTCTTGCCAATGCAGAACATGACGAAATTGCGTTCCTAGTGGTCGGAGATCCGTTCGGTGCTACAACTCATACGGATTTGCTACTGCGagcaaaagaaatgaaaatcCCTTCGCTTGTGATTCACAATGCATCAATAATGAACGCAGTAGGCTGCTGCGGACTTCAGTTATATCACTTCGGAGAAACGGTGTCCATCCCGTACTGGACAGACAACTTTCGTCCCACTAGTTTCTATGATAAGATTCTATCTAACGTCGAACACGGCCTCCATACGCTTTGTCTTTTGGACATCCGGGTGAATGAACCAACGTTGGAGTCGTTGACGAAAAAGATCCGGGAGTATGAACCAACGCGTTACATGAGTTGTAGCGAAGCAGCCGATAAGCTGCTTCAGCTGGTTCAAAAGCACAAGAACAAGTGCAAAACGGAACTATCGGAGCGGACTGTGGTAGTGGGGCTGGCTCGTATTGGCCACGAGTCGCAACAGATTAAGGCCTGTTCTTTGAAAGAACTTAAGAAAACGGATCTCGGAGGGCCTTTACATTCCCTTATCATTCCGGCACCGCAATTGCATCCAATGGAAGCAAAATATCTGCAGCAGTTTTGCGATGAAGATTTGGACAAGCTGCTGAAGAAAGCGAACCGAGAGGAACCGAACAACATATTTAAACTGGAAACGACACTGGATAGTGCTTCCACGGGGAACTCGAACAATTGA
- the LOC131432513 gene encoding prenylated Rab acceptor protein 1-like: protein MQESDIHIDVSGDMEPPKQESRSSFNMSTFTSFARIPNLWDLLRLTRQNVRPWSEFLQTANFKTVANIPRLTNRIIRNLGYFQSNYLFVFLGLIVYCLLTSPLILIVLGAVLYACYKIKQANAPVAFFSRQLNTNQQCVAVNIAAIPLLYLAGAGAVMFWVLGASFFVISLHAAFYNIDAIVTEDTETFLTETV from the exons ATGCAGGAATCCGACATTCACATCGATGTGAGCGGAGATATGGAACCGCCCAAGCAGGAATCACGCTCCAGCTTCAACATGTCCAC GTTCACAAGTTTCGCACGTATTCCGAACCTTTGGGATCTGTTGCGTCTCACCCGGCAGAACGTACGCCCGTGGTCGGAGTTTTTGCAAACAGCAAATTTCAAAACCGTGGCCAACATCCCCAGGCTAACGAATCGGATCATACGCAATTTGGGTTATTTCCAGAGTAACTATCTGTTCGTGTTTCTCGGATTGATAGTGTACTGTTT GCTTACGTCTCCACTGATTTTGATTGTACTGGGTGCGGTTCTCTACGCTTGCTACAAAATTAAGCAAGCCAACGCACCGGTTGCCTTTTTCTCCCGACAGCTAAACACCAATCAGCAGTGCGTTGCCGTGAATATTGCCGCTATACCGCTGCTCTATCTTGCTGGAGCTGGAGCAGTTATGTTTTGGGTTTTGGGTGCATCTTTCTTCGTGATATCACTTCATGCGGCCTTCTACAATATCGATGCGATCGTCACCGAGGATACGGAAACGTTCCTCACGGAAACCGTATAA
- the LOC131434993 gene encoding F-box/LRR-repeat protein 7-like isoform X5 → MTGSDSDIQLHSGLEQQSIEKLPDKVILHIFSYLSHLEICRMAMICRRWRTIAYDSKLWKNVSLRPEVSGLHVSSLESLLQMISVRFGASLRYIELPIELITHTVLHELSSKCPNLTHMLLDFSTAMQLHDFSEMQAFPAKLRYMCICLSEVIFMEGFMRKIYNFINGLEVLHLIGTYEKCEEEEEEIYEVINVHKLKSATPNLRVINLYGINFIDDSHIDAFSSNCIQLECLAVNYCNKVTGSTLKALLARSKQLKCLLMNGTDLKSEFVMQAEWDKCSVQELDISGTDLSTECLIDILTRIPTLRFLSAGQINGFNDSVLKAWAESGGPKNLIALDLDSSDNISDEALGRFITRYGGQLQACVLSGMTHITDQLWMTILPTLVNVMIVVMGTTERLGGNIHVDQLMDTIGSSCPKLERLELRWDPENLRFSDKSQKAIDLLRVKCPKLRCMVLSDGRYYETVKANFERADRLTVVRTTTSCRVSGYHVLSNYNDLIFN, encoded by the exons ATGACTGGATCGGATTCTGATATTCAACTGCACAGTGGTTTGGAACAGCAA TCGATCGAGAAACTACCGGATAAGGTCATtttgcacatcttttcctacctGAGTCACCTTGAAATATGTCGCATGGCCATGATCTGCCGCCGGTGGCGTACGATCGCTTACGACTCCAAGCTGTGGAAGAATGTATCGCTTCGTCCGGAAGTTTCCGGCCTACACGTCAGCTCCCTGGAATCGTTGTTGCAGATGATTTCGGTACGTTTCGGTGCCTCGCTTCGCTACATCGAGCTTCCGATCGAGCTGATCACCCATACGGTACTGCATGAGCTATCCAGCAAATGTCCCAACTTGACGCACATGTTGCTGGATTTCTCCACCG CTATGCAACTGCATGACTTCAGCGAAATGCAAGCCTTTCCGGCCAAACTTCGCTACATGTGCATCTGCCTGTCGGAGGTCATCTTCATGGAGGGTTTCATGCGTAAAATATACAACTTTATCAACGGTCTAGAAGTGCTTCATCTCATTGGTACGTACGAGAAGTGCGAGGAAGAAGAGGAGGAAATCTACGAGGTCATCAACGTGCATAAGCTGAAATCGGCCACACCGAATCTGCGAGTTATCAATCTGTACGGGATCAACTTCATCGACGATTCGCACATCGACGCCTTCAGTTCCAACTGTATTCAGCTGGAATGTCTGGCCGTCAATTACTGCAACAAAGTCACCGGATCAACGTTGAAGGCTCTACTCGCACGGTCCAAACAGTTGAAGTGTCTACTGATGAACGGTACGGATCTGAAATCGGAATTTGTCATGCAAGCCGAATGGGATAAGTGTTCGGTTCAGGAGCTGGACATTTCGGGAACCGATTTAAGCACCGAATGTCTCATCGATATTCTCACCCGTATTCCGACACTACGCTTCCTAAGTGCCGGACAGATCAACGGGTTCAACGATTCGGTTCTGAAAGCCTGGGCCGAAAGTGGAGGCCCGAAAAATCTCATTGCGCTGGATCTTGACTCGTCGGACAATATTTCCGACGAGGCCCTGGGACGTTTTATAACTCGTTACGGCGGTCAGTTACAGGCCTGCGTATTGTCCGGTATGACACATATCACCGATCAGCTGTGGATGACCATTCTACCGACCTTGGTGAACGTTATGATCGTTGTGATGGGAACAACCGAGCGGCTAGGCGGTAACATCCATGTCGATCAGCTGATGGACACGATCGGATCGTCGTGCCCGAAACTGGAGCGCCTGGAACTACGCTGGGATCCGGAGAACCTTCGCTTTTCCGACAAGAGTCAAAAGGCAATCGATCTGTTGCGTGTGAAGTGTCCCAAGCTACGGTGCATGGTACTGAG CGATGGTCGCTACTACGAAACCGTCAAGGCGAACTTCGAGCGTGCAGATCGATTAACGGTGGTTCGAACCACCACCAGTTGCCGTGTCTCGGGCTATCACGTGCTGAGCAACTACAATGACTTGATCTTCAATTAA
- the LOC131434993 gene encoding F-box/LRR-repeat protein 7-like isoform X1 yields the protein MYLQPCGESNRKISSSFKRRQSVANILLGTNLSENDFDEFRIVSDCSIEKLPDKVILHIFSYLSHLEICRMAMICRRWRTIAYDSKLWKNVSLRPEVSGLHVSSLESLLQMISVRFGASLRYIELPIELITHTVLHELSSKCPNLTHMLLDFSTAMQLHDFSEMQAFPAKLRYMCICLSEVIFMEGFMRKIYNFINGLEVLHLIGTYEKCEEEEEEIYEVINVHKLKSATPNLRVINLYGINFIDDSHIDAFSSNCIQLECLAVNYCNKVTGSTLKALLARSKQLKCLLMNGTDLKSEFVMQAEWDKCSVQELDISGTDLSTECLIDILTRIPTLRFLSAGQINGFNDSVLKAWAESGGPKNLIALDLDSSDNISDEALGRFITRYGGQLQACVLSGMTHITDQLWMTILPTLVNVMIVVMGTTERLGGNIHVDQLMDTIGSSCPKLERLELRWDPENLRFSDKSQKAIDLLRVKCPKLRCMVLSDGRYYETVKANFERADRLTVVRTTTSCRVSGYHVLSNYNDLIFN from the exons ATGTATTTACAACCATGCGGTGAATCAAATCGAAAAATCAGCAGCTCCTTCAAGAGACGGCAAAGTGTTGCCAACATACTGCTAGGAACCAATCTCAGTGAGAACGATTTCGATGAGTTCCGTATCGTATCGGATTGC TCGATCGAGAAACTACCGGATAAGGTCATtttgcacatcttttcctacctGAGTCACCTTGAAATATGTCGCATGGCCATGATCTGCCGCCGGTGGCGTACGATCGCTTACGACTCCAAGCTGTGGAAGAATGTATCGCTTCGTCCGGAAGTTTCCGGCCTACACGTCAGCTCCCTGGAATCGTTGTTGCAGATGATTTCGGTACGTTTCGGTGCCTCGCTTCGCTACATCGAGCTTCCGATCGAGCTGATCACCCATACGGTACTGCATGAGCTATCCAGCAAATGTCCCAACTTGACGCACATGTTGCTGGATTTCTCCACCG CTATGCAACTGCATGACTTCAGCGAAATGCAAGCCTTTCCGGCCAAACTTCGCTACATGTGCATCTGCCTGTCGGAGGTCATCTTCATGGAGGGTTTCATGCGTAAAATATACAACTTTATCAACGGTCTAGAAGTGCTTCATCTCATTGGTACGTACGAGAAGTGCGAGGAAGAAGAGGAGGAAATCTACGAGGTCATCAACGTGCATAAGCTGAAATCGGCCACACCGAATCTGCGAGTTATCAATCTGTACGGGATCAACTTCATCGACGATTCGCACATCGACGCCTTCAGTTCCAACTGTATTCAGCTGGAATGTCTGGCCGTCAATTACTGCAACAAAGTCACCGGATCAACGTTGAAGGCTCTACTCGCACGGTCCAAACAGTTGAAGTGTCTACTGATGAACGGTACGGATCTGAAATCGGAATTTGTCATGCAAGCCGAATGGGATAAGTGTTCGGTTCAGGAGCTGGACATTTCGGGAACCGATTTAAGCACCGAATGTCTCATCGATATTCTCACCCGTATTCCGACACTACGCTTCCTAAGTGCCGGACAGATCAACGGGTTCAACGATTCGGTTCTGAAAGCCTGGGCCGAAAGTGGAGGCCCGAAAAATCTCATTGCGCTGGATCTTGACTCGTCGGACAATATTTCCGACGAGGCCCTGGGACGTTTTATAACTCGTTACGGCGGTCAGTTACAGGCCTGCGTATTGTCCGGTATGACACATATCACCGATCAGCTGTGGATGACCATTCTACCGACCTTGGTGAACGTTATGATCGTTGTGATGGGAACAACCGAGCGGCTAGGCGGTAACATCCATGTCGATCAGCTGATGGACACGATCGGATCGTCGTGCCCGAAACTGGAGCGCCTGGAACTACGCTGGGATCCGGAGAACCTTCGCTTTTCCGACAAGAGTCAAAAGGCAATCGATCTGTTGCGTGTGAAGTGTCCCAAGCTACGGTGCATGGTACTGAG CGATGGTCGCTACTACGAAACCGTCAAGGCGAACTTCGAGCGTGCAGATCGATTAACGGTGGTTCGAACCACCACCAGTTGCCGTGTCTCGGGCTATCACGTGCTGAGCAACTACAATGACTTGATCTTCAATTAA
- the LOC131434993 gene encoding F-box/LRR-repeat protein 7-like isoform X2, which yields MDLSGDVWNQVALEASQLYFTEDGKSPFANTSIEKLPDKVILHIFSYLSHLEICRMAMICRRWRTIAYDSKLWKNVSLRPEVSGLHVSSLESLLQMISVRFGASLRYIELPIELITHTVLHELSSKCPNLTHMLLDFSTAMQLHDFSEMQAFPAKLRYMCICLSEVIFMEGFMRKIYNFINGLEVLHLIGTYEKCEEEEEEIYEVINVHKLKSATPNLRVINLYGINFIDDSHIDAFSSNCIQLECLAVNYCNKVTGSTLKALLARSKQLKCLLMNGTDLKSEFVMQAEWDKCSVQELDISGTDLSTECLIDILTRIPTLRFLSAGQINGFNDSVLKAWAESGGPKNLIALDLDSSDNISDEALGRFITRYGGQLQACVLSGMTHITDQLWMTILPTLVNVMIVVMGTTERLGGNIHVDQLMDTIGSSCPKLERLELRWDPENLRFSDKSQKAIDLLRVKCPKLRCMVLSDGRYYETVKANFERADRLTVVRTTTSCRVSGYHVLSNYNDLIFN from the exons ATGGATCTCTCCGGTGACGTGTGGAATCAAGTCGCGCTCGAGGCATCTCAGCTGTATTTCACTGAGGACGGCAAGAGCCCCTTCGCCAATACG TCGATCGAGAAACTACCGGATAAGGTCATtttgcacatcttttcctacctGAGTCACCTTGAAATATGTCGCATGGCCATGATCTGCCGCCGGTGGCGTACGATCGCTTACGACTCCAAGCTGTGGAAGAATGTATCGCTTCGTCCGGAAGTTTCCGGCCTACACGTCAGCTCCCTGGAATCGTTGTTGCAGATGATTTCGGTACGTTTCGGTGCCTCGCTTCGCTACATCGAGCTTCCGATCGAGCTGATCACCCATACGGTACTGCATGAGCTATCCAGCAAATGTCCCAACTTGACGCACATGTTGCTGGATTTCTCCACCG CTATGCAACTGCATGACTTCAGCGAAATGCAAGCCTTTCCGGCCAAACTTCGCTACATGTGCATCTGCCTGTCGGAGGTCATCTTCATGGAGGGTTTCATGCGTAAAATATACAACTTTATCAACGGTCTAGAAGTGCTTCATCTCATTGGTACGTACGAGAAGTGCGAGGAAGAAGAGGAGGAAATCTACGAGGTCATCAACGTGCATAAGCTGAAATCGGCCACACCGAATCTGCGAGTTATCAATCTGTACGGGATCAACTTCATCGACGATTCGCACATCGACGCCTTCAGTTCCAACTGTATTCAGCTGGAATGTCTGGCCGTCAATTACTGCAACAAAGTCACCGGATCAACGTTGAAGGCTCTACTCGCACGGTCCAAACAGTTGAAGTGTCTACTGATGAACGGTACGGATCTGAAATCGGAATTTGTCATGCAAGCCGAATGGGATAAGTGTTCGGTTCAGGAGCTGGACATTTCGGGAACCGATTTAAGCACCGAATGTCTCATCGATATTCTCACCCGTATTCCGACACTACGCTTCCTAAGTGCCGGACAGATCAACGGGTTCAACGATTCGGTTCTGAAAGCCTGGGCCGAAAGTGGAGGCCCGAAAAATCTCATTGCGCTGGATCTTGACTCGTCGGACAATATTTCCGACGAGGCCCTGGGACGTTTTATAACTCGTTACGGCGGTCAGTTACAGGCCTGCGTATTGTCCGGTATGACACATATCACCGATCAGCTGTGGATGACCATTCTACCGACCTTGGTGAACGTTATGATCGTTGTGATGGGAACAACCGAGCGGCTAGGCGGTAACATCCATGTCGATCAGCTGATGGACACGATCGGATCGTCGTGCCCGAAACTGGAGCGCCTGGAACTACGCTGGGATCCGGAGAACCTTCGCTTTTCCGACAAGAGTCAAAAGGCAATCGATCTGTTGCGTGTGAAGTGTCCCAAGCTACGGTGCATGGTACTGAG CGATGGTCGCTACTACGAAACCGTCAAGGCGAACTTCGAGCGTGCAGATCGATTAACGGTGGTTCGAACCACCACCAGTTGCCGTGTCTCGGGCTATCACGTGCTGAGCAACTACAATGACTTGATCTTCAATTAA
- the LOC131434993 gene encoding F-box/LRR-repeat protein 7-like isoform X3, whose protein sequence is MESWGAIDLYSRMIREETSGHSSRRSRTSIEKLPDKVILHIFSYLSHLEICRMAMICRRWRTIAYDSKLWKNVSLRPEVSGLHVSSLESLLQMISVRFGASLRYIELPIELITHTVLHELSSKCPNLTHMLLDFSTAMQLHDFSEMQAFPAKLRYMCICLSEVIFMEGFMRKIYNFINGLEVLHLIGTYEKCEEEEEEIYEVINVHKLKSATPNLRVINLYGINFIDDSHIDAFSSNCIQLECLAVNYCNKVTGSTLKALLARSKQLKCLLMNGTDLKSEFVMQAEWDKCSVQELDISGTDLSTECLIDILTRIPTLRFLSAGQINGFNDSVLKAWAESGGPKNLIALDLDSSDNISDEALGRFITRYGGQLQACVLSGMTHITDQLWMTILPTLVNVMIVVMGTTERLGGNIHVDQLMDTIGSSCPKLERLELRWDPENLRFSDKSQKAIDLLRVKCPKLRCMVLSDGRYYETVKANFERADRLTVVRTTTSCRVSGYHVLSNYNDLIFN, encoded by the exons ATGGAGTCCTGGGGGGCCATCGATCTGTACTCTCGAATGATTCGGGAGGAAACTTCCGGTCACAGCTCCCGCCGTAGCCGAACG TCGATCGAGAAACTACCGGATAAGGTCATtttgcacatcttttcctacctGAGTCACCTTGAAATATGTCGCATGGCCATGATCTGCCGCCGGTGGCGTACGATCGCTTACGACTCCAAGCTGTGGAAGAATGTATCGCTTCGTCCGGAAGTTTCCGGCCTACACGTCAGCTCCCTGGAATCGTTGTTGCAGATGATTTCGGTACGTTTCGGTGCCTCGCTTCGCTACATCGAGCTTCCGATCGAGCTGATCACCCATACGGTACTGCATGAGCTATCCAGCAAATGTCCCAACTTGACGCACATGTTGCTGGATTTCTCCACCG CTATGCAACTGCATGACTTCAGCGAAATGCAAGCCTTTCCGGCCAAACTTCGCTACATGTGCATCTGCCTGTCGGAGGTCATCTTCATGGAGGGTTTCATGCGTAAAATATACAACTTTATCAACGGTCTAGAAGTGCTTCATCTCATTGGTACGTACGAGAAGTGCGAGGAAGAAGAGGAGGAAATCTACGAGGTCATCAACGTGCATAAGCTGAAATCGGCCACACCGAATCTGCGAGTTATCAATCTGTACGGGATCAACTTCATCGACGATTCGCACATCGACGCCTTCAGTTCCAACTGTATTCAGCTGGAATGTCTGGCCGTCAATTACTGCAACAAAGTCACCGGATCAACGTTGAAGGCTCTACTCGCACGGTCCAAACAGTTGAAGTGTCTACTGATGAACGGTACGGATCTGAAATCGGAATTTGTCATGCAAGCCGAATGGGATAAGTGTTCGGTTCAGGAGCTGGACATTTCGGGAACCGATTTAAGCACCGAATGTCTCATCGATATTCTCACCCGTATTCCGACACTACGCTTCCTAAGTGCCGGACAGATCAACGGGTTCAACGATTCGGTTCTGAAAGCCTGGGCCGAAAGTGGAGGCCCGAAAAATCTCATTGCGCTGGATCTTGACTCGTCGGACAATATTTCCGACGAGGCCCTGGGACGTTTTATAACTCGTTACGGCGGTCAGTTACAGGCCTGCGTATTGTCCGGTATGACACATATCACCGATCAGCTGTGGATGACCATTCTACCGACCTTGGTGAACGTTATGATCGTTGTGATGGGAACAACCGAGCGGCTAGGCGGTAACATCCATGTCGATCAGCTGATGGACACGATCGGATCGTCGTGCCCGAAACTGGAGCGCCTGGAACTACGCTGGGATCCGGAGAACCTTCGCTTTTCCGACAAGAGTCAAAAGGCAATCGATCTGTTGCGTGTGAAGTGTCCCAAGCTACGGTGCATGGTACTGAG CGATGGTCGCTACTACGAAACCGTCAAGGCGAACTTCGAGCGTGCAGATCGATTAACGGTGGTTCGAACCACCACCAGTTGCCGTGTCTCGGGCTATCACGTGCTGAGCAACTACAATGACTTGATCTTCAATTAA